The Tachypleus tridentatus isolate NWPU-2018 chromosome 5, ASM421037v1, whole genome shotgun sequence genome includes a window with the following:
- the LOC143250216 gene encoding uncharacterized protein LOC143250216 translates to MLKAVVFMTFIAGCFAGYLVAPQAVSAAYDINVPTPYETGYDTVDEFGTRLVRQETGDGAGRVQGSYGYADAQGIWRDVKYVADEGGFRASVSTNEPGTANQNPADVEVSAQEPPAGVQPVVVPSAPKAVVPAVKRVAAVPVVKRVPAPAYYGGYYGAGVGAPYYGAGVGASYYGAGAPYYGAGIGASYYGGRIVGAPYYAGSVWPATGRYALPAHRVVKVLH, encoded by the exons ATGTTGAAG GCCGTGGTGTTTATGACATTTATCGCCGGATGTTTTGCCGGATATCTTGTGGCTCCACAAGCTGTTTCAGCTGCGTAT GATATCAACGTTCCCACACCGTACGAAACCGGTTATGATACAGTGGATGAATTTGGAACCAGACTTGTTCGTCAAGAGACTGGGGACGGAGCTGGCCGAGTGCAAGGTTCCTATGGTTACGCTGATGCTCAAGGAATATGGCGTGACGTAAAATACGTGGCCGATGAGGGTGGTTTCCGCGCCAGTGTTTCTACCAACGAACCCGGAACTGCCAACCAGAACCCCGCTGACGTCGAAGTCTCAGCTCAGGAGCCTCCAGCTGGAGTCCAGCCAGTCGTCGTTCCTTCTGCTCCTAAAGCCGTCGTTCCTGCCGTAAAACGTGTTGCTGCCGTTCCTGTCGTCAAAAGGGTTCCTGCCCCTGCTTATTATGGAGGTTACTATGGAGCTGGGGTTGGAGCTCCATATTACGGAGCTGGGGTCGGAGCTTCCTATTACGGAGCTGGGGCTCCATACTATGGAGCTGGGATCGGAGCTTCCTATTACGGGGGTCGCATTGTCGGAGCCCCGTACTACGCTGGATCTGTATGGCCAGCTACTGGCAGATACGCACTTCCCGCTCACCGTGTCGTAAAAGTTCTGCATTAA